The DNA sequence tgctgccaccaccatgtttgacagtggggatggtgtgttcagggtgatgagctgtgttgctttgacaccaaacatatcgttttgcattgtggccaaacagtttgattttggtttcatcggaccagagcaccttcttccacatgtttggtgtgtctcccaggtggcttgtggcaaactataaatgagactttttatggatatctttgagaaatggctttcttcttgacactcttccataaaggccagatttgtgcagtgtatgactgattgttgtccaatggacagactctcccacctcagctgtagatctctgcagttcatccagagtgatcatgggcctcttggctgcatctctgatcagtcttctccttgtttgagatgagagtttagagggacggccgggtcttggtagatttgcagtggtctgatactccttccattttaatatgattgcttgcacagtgctccttgggatgtttaaagcttgggaaatctttttgtatccaaatccggctttaaacttctccacaacagtatctcggacctgcctggtgtgttccttggtcttcatgatgctctctgcgctttgaacagaaccctgagactatcacagagcaggtgcatttatacgaagacttgattacacacaggtggattatatttatcatcatcagtcatttgggacaacattggatcattcagagatcctcactgaacttctggagtgagtttgctgcactgaaagtaaaggggccgaataatattgcacgccccacttttcagttttttatttgttaaaaaggtttgactcatccaataaatttcattccactttacgattgtgtcccacttgttgattcttcacaaaaaattggaattttatatctttatatttgaagcctgaaatatgggaagaggttgaaaggttcaaggtggccgaatactttcgcaaggcactgtacatttaTCTTTGTTCAACCTTTTAGCAATCTTGAATATAAATGTGACAAACTGTGCTatttctgtcaaaatgtttatttcattgcattttctttaaatactgACCCCAACTGAACCCCTGTCCTAATCAAAGCTCCACGCGGAACCTTGCATGACATCTTTTGTTGAATAATTGCTCCGCAACAGATTTTGAACTCAACATTTTAGCTTAGGTCAAATTTGTGTAGCAGTAAAGGCACATCGGGAGCTTTAAttgatttgttttagttttaattaaagCCTAAGGTAGAAATATGTGGTTTTGCCAGATCAGATTTCACTGTCACTGAACACAGAAATGATCAAATCAGGGTGTTATTCCCTTCTTCAGAAGCTTTATCCTCtgtgataaagaaaaaaatataccataaaacattttttgtatgTGCAAAGCAGGCCTACTGACATCTGGAGTTTGTGTCACTTTTCCATTTTCTGGAGAACCGTTGGTAACACCTGAACAGAACGATGAGCACTGCTGCCTCAGTCAACTGGAAGGACCCGTAGACCAGGGGGAACAGGTACATAGGTCCGATCACAGCTGGGGGGAAGGCTACCTTCAATATGGTGGCGCACAGTTGGATGTTCTGACAGCCAGTTTCCATAGCAACGGTCCTCCGCTCTCTGAGGGTTGGGGTAGATTTATACATAAGTCATGAATGTATGTAGAGAAAAGCTCATGGTTTGATGCTTAGCCGACACAGTATCAGTCATATGAAGCTTTGATATtctttgaacctttccacattttgttacattaaaaccacaaacttaaagGTGTTATATTTGGtgttttgtgtgatagaccaacactagGAAGTGCATGGTTGTGAGGGGAAGGGAAAACGATATCctgcttttacaaataaaaatcagaaaaagttggtgtgtatttgtgttcagCCAGCATGAGGATCTcggcagttcctccagagttaccataggcctcttggATTTTATGCTCACCGTGCCCAGCATGCAATTTAGGTGTATGCCCACACTCTTTCCACACTGTAAAATGGGTTGAACTGTTGTAGTTTCATAatctaaatgtgctttaatcCTGCTTCATTCTTGACCCGTCTGCTATGTTCCTTGCTCTGCATGATGCAGTGATGTTCTTTAAGAAACATCTGGACGCTAAATACAACTACATAAGACAGTCCcaatttttgttgaaaaaaaaaaatgtgatccCAGTATCATTTCCTTCCCACTTCATAAGTGTGTGCTAAAGTTTGTGCCTGCAACGTGACAAAATGCGGATTACTTAAATGCTTGTAATCTTTATTAACGCACTGTAAAATCTTTGATAACATACGGCTGGTTGAGCCTGAAGATCGAGGAGATGATGTAACCAAAGGCGTAGCCAACGAGGGGCATGAGGGCGGCGATGGTCATGAGAGGAGGCGAGAGCACATTGAAGAGGGAGCCTCCAATTTCAACGCTGGAAATGATGCCAATCACAACAATGGAAATCATCAGAACACCGAGGCCCACCTGAAAACAACATGCAGTGGTATGCAGTTTCCGATGATGTCTTATAACCATTTCTCCTGCTTCCAAGAAGTGGGACTAAATTTAATCCTTTAAAGCGGACTTGAGAAATTCTTCTTTAGGATCTGTGGAGGTCTTTCAAGCTTTTTCTTTGGTCACTTTTTGCACCCATTTTCAACGAATTTTACTTGAAAAGATGACTAAACCTGTGGCTCCTTGaaagaaaagtttgaaaaattaGATAAGGTTTAAAAGGTTTTGCGCAGTACTATTTTTCATATtctatttttcaaaaaaaaaatcccaggaAACTGACCTTTTAACAAGAATCTGAGAAAAATAATGACTGGATATTCATAGACTAACGTCTTAGTGGCGTTAGAGTCAGACTTCCATCTTTTTGTAGAAAAATGAATTCATTCCACCGACCTTTGAGATTATCTTTGAATAATGTGGCCGAAAGTAGTTAATGAGGATGCCGGTACTGCAAGGCACCAGAATCGCAACCAGGGACACCATAATGTCCACATACGGCACTGCTTTCTGCAGGTTGGAGAAGCCCTGGCAGTACAGATATAGCAGCAGAGGCATCATGCCCAGAGCCAGCAGCGTGGAGCAGGAGGTCATCACAATGCTGAGGAAACAACACAATTTCAAATTGAATGGCTTTTCTATGTTTTGTCGTTACATGTCATGAACACTAAATCCTCTAGGTGCCGCAAGTGGGGTTTACATATTCCAGGTTTTGTTTTCTCAGATTAA is a window from the Girardinichthys multiradiatus isolate DD_20200921_A chromosome 15, DD_fGirMul_XY1, whole genome shotgun sequence genome containing:
- the slc10a1 gene encoding sodium/bile acid cotransporter — translated: MDSTENLFPDSGFQQNDGFTSNLTAVNTSLLYTSLLSPMMDKTINILMIVMLFITMVSLGCTMEVTKIKDHILKPKGVAIAVLSQYGIMPLTAFCLIKGFQLPETTAVVILICGCCPGGALSNILALALKGDMNLSIVMTSCSTLLALGMMPLLLYLYCQGFSNLQKAVPYVDIMVSLVAILVPCSTGILINYFRPHYSKIISKVGLGVLMISIVVIGIISSVEIGGSLFNVLSPPLMTIAALMPLVGYAFGYIISSIFRLNQPERRTVAMETGCQNIQLCATILKVAFPPAVIGPMYLFPLVYGSFQLTEAAVLIVLFRCYQRFSRKWKSDTNSRYEPTNIEGGKADDI